The Enterobacter kobei genome has a segment encoding these proteins:
- the bglX gene encoding beta-glucosidase BglX, which yields MRWICSLGVAVSLALQPALADELFGNHPLTPEARDAFVTELLKKMTVDEKIGQLRLISVGPDNPKEAIREMIKESQVGAIFNTVTRQDIRKMQDQVMALSRLKIPLFFAYDVVHGQRTVFPISLGLASSFNLDAVKTVGRVSAYEAADDGLNMTWAPMVDVSRDPRWGRASEGFGEDTYLTATMGKTMVEAMQGKSPADRYSVMTSVKHFAAYGAVEGGKEYNTVDMSPQRLFNDYMPPYKAGLDAGSGAVMVALNSLNGTPATSDSWLLKDVLRDQWGFKGITVSDHGAIKELIKHGTASDPEDAVRVALKSGINMSMSDEYYSKYLPGLVKSGKVTMAELDDATRHVLNVKYDMGLFNDPYSHLGPKDSDPADTNAESRLHRKEAREVARESLVLLKNRLDTLPLKKSGTIAVVGPLADSKRDVMGSWSAAGVADQSVTVLTGIKSAVGENAKVVYAKGANVTNDKDIVTFLNQYEEAVKVDPRTPKEMIDEAVNAAKQSDVVVAVVGEAQGMAHEASSRTDITIPQSQRDLIAALKATGKPLVLVLMNGRPLALVKEDQQADAILETWFAGTEGGNAIADVLFGDYNPSGKLPMSFPRSVGQIPVYYSHLNTGRPYNADKPNKYTSRYFDEANGPLYPFGYGLSYTTFKVSEVKMSAPTLKRDGKVTASVEVTNTGKREGATVIQMYVQDVTASMSRPVKQLRGFEKVDLKPGETKTISFPIDVDALKFWNQQMKYDAEPGKFNVFIGVDSARVNKGEFELL from the coding sequence ATGAGATGGATATGTTCTTTAGGTGTCGCCGTCAGCCTGGCGCTGCAGCCTGCGCTGGCAGATGAGTTGTTTGGCAATCACCCGCTTACGCCTGAAGCCCGGGACGCATTTGTCACGGAACTGCTTAAAAAGATGACGGTTGATGAGAAGATCGGCCAGCTGCGTCTGATAAGCGTCGGTCCGGATAACCCGAAAGAGGCCATCCGGGAGATGATCAAAGAAAGCCAGGTGGGCGCCATCTTTAACACCGTCACCCGCCAGGATATCCGCAAAATGCAGGATCAGGTGATGGCGCTTAGCCGCCTGAAGATCCCTCTCTTCTTCGCCTATGACGTGGTACACGGCCAGCGCACCGTCTTCCCTATCAGTCTCGGCCTGGCCTCCTCCTTTAACCTCGATGCGGTGAAAACCGTCGGTCGCGTGTCGGCTTATGAAGCGGCGGATGACGGCCTGAACATGACCTGGGCTCCGATGGTCGATGTCTCGCGCGATCCGCGCTGGGGCCGCGCATCGGAAGGCTTCGGTGAAGATACGTATTTAACCGCCACGATGGGCAAAACCATGGTGGAAGCGATGCAGGGCAAAAGCCCGGCAGACCGCTATTCGGTGATGACCAGCGTCAAACACTTCGCGGCCTATGGCGCAGTGGAGGGCGGTAAAGAGTACAACACTGTCGACATGAGCCCGCAGCGCCTGTTCAACGACTATATGCCGCCGTACAAGGCAGGGCTGGATGCAGGCAGCGGCGCGGTGATGGTGGCGCTTAACTCGCTGAACGGCACGCCGGCGACCTCCGATTCGTGGCTGCTGAAAGACGTGCTGCGTGACCAGTGGGGCTTTAAGGGCATCACCGTGTCTGACCACGGCGCGATTAAAGAGCTGATCAAACACGGCACTGCATCCGACCCGGAAGACGCCGTGCGCGTGGCGCTGAAGTCTGGCATCAACATGAGCATGAGCGATGAATACTACAGCAAATACCTGCCGGGGCTGGTGAAGAGCGGCAAGGTGACGATGGCGGAGCTGGACGATGCCACGCGCCACGTGCTGAACGTGAAATATGACATGGGGTTGTTTAACGATCCTTACAGCCACCTGGGACCAAAAGATTCCGACCCGGCGGACACCAATGCTGAAAGCCGCCTGCACCGCAAAGAAGCGCGTGAAGTGGCGCGCGAAAGCCTGGTGCTGCTGAAGAACCGCCTCGACACGCTGCCGCTGAAAAAATCCGGCACCATTGCCGTGGTGGGCCCACTGGCTGACAGCAAACGCGACGTGATGGGCAGCTGGTCTGCGGCAGGCGTCGCCGATCAGTCCGTGACCGTGCTGACCGGTATCAAGAGCGCCGTCGGTGAAAACGCCAAAGTGGTGTACGCCAAAGGGGCAAACGTCACCAATGATAAAGACATCGTCACCTTCCTCAACCAGTACGAGGAAGCGGTGAAGGTCGATCCGCGCACGCCGAAAGAGATGATCGACGAAGCGGTAAACGCGGCTAAGCAGTCGGACGTCGTTGTCGCGGTCGTGGGCGAAGCGCAGGGGATGGCGCATGAAGCTTCCAGCCGTACCGATATCACTATTCCGCAGAGTCAGCGCGATCTGATTGCCGCCCTGAAAGCCACCGGCAAGCCGCTGGTGCTGGTGCTGATGAACGGTCGTCCGCTGGCGCTGGTGAAAGAAGACCAGCAGGCAGATGCCATACTGGAAACCTGGTTCGCCGGTACCGAAGGCGGTAACGCTATTGCCGACGTGCTGTTTGGCGATTACAACCCGTCCGGCAAGCTGCCGATGTCCTTCCCGCGCTCCGTCGGGCAGATCCCGGTTTATTACAGCCACCTGAACACCGGTCGCCCGTACAACGCCGACAAGCCGAACAAGTACACGTCACGTTACTTCGATGAAGCCAACGGCCCGCTGTATCCGTTTGGTTATGGTCTGAGCTACACCACCTTCAAGGTCTCCGAGGTGAAAATGTCGGCCCCGACCCTGAAGCGTGATGGCAAAGTGACCGCCAGCGTCGAGGTGACCAACACCGGCAAGCGCGAAGGGGCAACGGTGATTCAGATGTACGTGCAGGATGTCACTGCGTCGATGAGTCGTCCCGTGAAGCAGCTGCGTGGTTTCGAAAAGGTTGACCTGAAGCCGGGTGAAACCAAAACCATCAGCTTCCCGATTGACGTGGATGCGCTGAAGTTCTGGAACCAGCAGATGAAATACGATGCGGAACCCGGCAAATTTAACGTGTTTATCGGGGTGGACTCCGCTCGCGTGAATAAAGGCGAGTTCGAACTGCTGTAA
- the dld gene encoding D-lactate dehydrogenase, giving the protein MSSVRTDDNKTFINELSRLVGSSHLLTDPAKTARYRKGFRSGQGEALAVVFPGTLLELWRVLSACVAADKIILMQAANTGLTEGSTPNGNDYDRDIVIISTLRLDKLHLLDKGEQVLAFPGTTLYSLEKALKPLGREPHSVIGSSCIGASVVGGICNNSGGSLVQRGPAYTEMSLFARINEDGKLTLVNHLGIDLGVTPEQILSKLDDDRVKDEDVQHDGRHAHDHDYITRVRDIEADTPARYNADPDRLFESSGCAGKLAVFAVRLDTFPAEKKQQVFYIGTNQPEVLTEIRRHILGEFTHLPVAGEYMHRDIYDIAERYGKDTFLMIDKLGTDKMPFFFTMKGRTDAMLEKVSLFKPHFTDRFMQKLGNVFPAHLPERMKTWRDKYEHHLLLKMAGDGIAEAQAWLTDFFKTAEGDFFACTPEEGSKAFLHRFAAAGAAIRYQAVHSDEVEDILALDIALRRNDTEWFEHLPPEIDSKLVHKLYYGHFMCYVFHQDYIVKKGVDAHELKEQMLALLHERGAQYPAEHNVGHLYKAPDALKQFYRENDPTNSMNPGIGKTTRKKYWKESPDAEQHLTQASD; this is encoded by the coding sequence ATGTCTTCTGTTCGAACTGACGATAACAAAACATTCATTAACGAACTGTCGCGCCTGGTTGGCTCCTCTCACCTGCTTACCGACCCGGCTAAAACCGCCCGCTACCGTAAGGGTTTCCGCTCCGGTCAGGGCGAGGCGCTGGCGGTGGTCTTTCCGGGCACGCTGCTGGAACTGTGGCGCGTGCTGAGCGCCTGCGTTGCCGCCGACAAGATTATATTAATGCAGGCGGCCAACACCGGCCTGACCGAAGGTTCTACGCCGAACGGCAACGATTACGATCGTGACATCGTGATTATCAGCACTCTGCGCCTCGACAAGCTGCATCTGCTGGATAAAGGCGAGCAGGTACTCGCCTTCCCTGGTACCACTCTTTACTCGCTGGAAAAAGCGCTTAAGCCGCTGGGACGAGAACCGCATTCGGTGATCGGCTCCTCCTGCATTGGCGCCTCGGTCGTCGGTGGGATCTGCAATAACTCCGGCGGCTCGCTGGTGCAGCGCGGCCCGGCTTACACCGAGATGTCGCTGTTTGCCCGTATCAATGAAGACGGCAAGCTGACGCTGGTGAACCATCTGGGTATCGACCTGGGCGTCACGCCGGAACAGATCCTCAGCAAGCTCGACGACGATCGCGTGAAGGATGAAGACGTTCAGCACGATGGCCGCCACGCGCACGACCATGACTACATTACCCGCGTGCGCGATATTGAAGCCGATACGCCGGCGCGCTATAACGCCGACCCGGACCGTCTGTTTGAGTCCTCCGGCTGTGCGGGCAAGCTTGCCGTTTTCGCGGTGCGTCTCGACACCTTCCCGGCAGAGAAAAAGCAGCAGGTGTTTTATATCGGCACCAACCAGCCTGAAGTGTTAACCGAAATCCGTCGTCATATTCTGGGCGAATTCACCCACCTGCCGGTGGCGGGCGAATATATGCATCGGGACATTTACGACATTGCCGAGCGTTACGGCAAAGATACGTTCCTGATGATCGACAAGCTCGGCACCGACAAAATGCCGTTCTTCTTCACCATGAAGGGCCGCACCGATGCGATGCTGGAGAAAGTGTCGCTGTTCAAACCTCACTTCACCGACCGCTTTATGCAGAAGCTGGGCAACGTTTTCCCGGCGCATTTGCCGGAGCGAATGAAAACCTGGCGTGATAAGTACGAACATCATCTGCTGCTGAAAATGGCCGGGGACGGGATTGCCGAAGCGCAGGCCTGGCTGACCGACTTCTTCAAAACCGCCGAAGGGGATTTCTTCGCCTGTACCCCTGAAGAGGGCAGCAAAGCCTTCCTGCACCGTTTTGCCGCGGCGGGAGCCGCTATCCGTTACCAGGCAGTACACTCTGACGAGGTGGAAGATATCCTGGCGCTGGATATTGCCCTGCGCCGTAACGACACCGAGTGGTTTGAGCATTTGCCGCCGGAAATTGACAGCAAGCTGGTGCATAAGCTCTATTACGGCCATTTTATGTGCTATGTCTTCCATCAGGATTACATTGTCAAAAAAGGGGTTGATGCCCACGAACTGAAAGAGCAGATGCTCGCCCTTCTTCACGAGCGTGGCGCACAATATCCTGCGGAACACAACGTCGGGCATCTTTATAAAGCTCCTGACGCACTTAAGCAGTTTTATCGCGAGAATGACCCTACAAACAGCATGAACCCCGGCATTGGTAAAACAACGCGGAAGAAATACTGGAAAGAGAGCCCAGACGCGGAGCAGCACTTAACGCAAGCGTCTGATTAA
- a CDS encoding GNAT family N-acetyltransferase, with protein sequence MSAIDVLSETELEVRDALPDDVHAITAIYAWHVLHGRASFEEVPPTIDEMRQRMKSVAENDLPWLIALYRGIVVGYCYASPYRPRHAYRYTLEESIYVDASTTGRGFGTALMDALIARCEQGPWRQMIAVVGDGNNNAGSLRLHKKHGFEIVGQLRSVGYKKGDWRDTVIMQRPLNDGDWTLPE encoded by the coding sequence ATGTCGGCTATTGACGTTTTATCCGAAACCGAACTGGAAGTGCGCGATGCCCTTCCCGATGATGTGCATGCCATCACCGCAATTTATGCCTGGCATGTGCTTCACGGACGCGCGTCATTTGAAGAAGTCCCCCCGACTATCGACGAAATGCGCCAGCGTATGAAAAGCGTGGCTGAGAACGATTTACCGTGGCTCATCGCGCTGTATCGCGGCATCGTGGTGGGTTACTGCTATGCCAGTCCTTACCGACCGCGACACGCCTACCGCTATACCCTGGAAGAGTCGATTTACGTGGACGCCAGCACCACCGGCCGCGGTTTTGGCACGGCATTAATGGATGCGCTTATTGCACGCTGCGAACAAGGCCCGTGGCGGCAGATGATTGCCGTAGTGGGAGATGGCAATAACAACGCCGGTTCGTTGCGGCTGCATAAAAAGCATGGCTTCGAGATTGTCGGTCAGCTGCGCAGCGTGGGATACAAGAAAGGCGACTGGCGGGATACGGTGATTATGCAGCGCCCGCTCAACGACGGGGACTGGACGCTGCCGGAATAA
- the pbpG gene encoding D-alanyl-D-alanine endopeptidase, translated as MLKFRVSLLSLALLLGASAAVPAVAKTPAVTTAAAQPQIASGSAMIVDLNTNKVIYASHPDLVRPIASITKLMTAMVVLDAHLPLDEKLKVDISHTSEMKGIYSRVRLNSEISRKNMLLLALMSSENRAAASLAHHYPGGYDAFIRAMNAKAKALGMNNTHYVEPTGLSINNVSTARDLTKLLIASKQYPLIGQLSTTREEMATFASPAYTLPFRNTNHLVYRDNWNIQLTKTGFTNAAGHCLVMRTVFNGNPVALVVMDAFGKYTHFADASRLRTWIETGKVQPVPAAALTYKKQKAEQMATAQND; from the coding sequence ATGCTGAAATTCCGAGTCTCTTTACTTAGCCTGGCGCTGTTGCTGGGGGCGTCCGCTGCTGTGCCAGCCGTCGCTAAAACGCCCGCGGTGACCACTGCTGCTGCCCAGCCGCAAATTGCATCCGGCAGCGCGATGATTGTCGACCTCAACACCAATAAGGTGATTTACGCCAGCCATCCGGACCTGGTGCGCCCGATCGCTTCAATAACCAAATTAATGACCGCGATGGTGGTGCTTGATGCCCATCTGCCGCTGGACGAAAAACTGAAAGTGGATATCAGCCACACGTCAGAGATGAAAGGGATCTACTCTCGCGTGCGCCTGAACAGCGAAATCAGCCGTAAAAACATGCTGCTGCTGGCGCTGATGTCATCCGAAAACCGTGCGGCCGCGAGCCTGGCACACCACTATCCTGGCGGTTACGACGCGTTTATTCGCGCGATGAACGCCAAAGCCAAAGCGCTGGGGATGAACAATACGCACTATGTTGAACCGACGGGTCTGTCGATTAACAACGTCTCGACGGCCCGCGATCTGACGAAACTGCTGATTGCCAGCAAGCAGTATCCGCTGATTGGCCAGCTCAGCACGACCCGTGAAGAGATGGCGACCTTTGCCAGCCCGGCCTATACGCTGCCGTTCCGCAACACTAACCATCTGGTTTACCGGGATAACTGGAACATTCAGCTAACGAAAACCGGATTCACCAACGCGGCAGGACACTGTCTGGTGATGCGTACCGTGTTTAACGGTAATCCGGTGGCGCTGGTGGTGATGGATGCCTTCGGGAAATATACTCACTTTGCGGATGCGAGCCGCCTGCGGACCTGGATTGAGACCGGGAAGGTGCAGCCTGTACCGGCCGCGGCGTTGACGTATAAAAAGCAGAAAGCGGAGCAGATGGCGACGGCGCAGAACGATTAA
- a CDS encoding Yip1 family protein, with translation MNHVWGLFSHPDREMHVIKSENETVSHHYTHHVLLMAAVPVICAFIGTTQIGWNFGDGTVVQLSWFTGLYLAILFYGLMLAGVAVMGRVIHWMARNYPQRPSLARCMVFAGYVATPLFLSGIVALYPLVWLCALIGTIALCYTGYLLYLGVPTFLNINKEEGLSFSSSTLAIGVLVLEALLALTVILWGYGYRLF, from the coding sequence ATGAACCATGTCTGGGGACTTTTCTCCCATCCCGATCGTGAAATGCATGTCATCAAAAGTGAGAACGAAACGGTCTCGCATCATTACACCCACCATGTGCTGCTGATGGCCGCGGTGCCGGTAATATGCGCGTTTATTGGCACAACACAAATCGGCTGGAATTTCGGTGACGGCACCGTGGTTCAGCTTTCCTGGTTTACCGGGCTTTATCTTGCCATTCTCTTTTATGGCCTGATGCTGGCGGGCGTGGCGGTCATGGGGCGTGTCATTCACTGGATGGCACGTAACTATCCGCAACGTCCATCGCTGGCGCGCTGTATGGTCTTCGCTGGATACGTCGCGACCCCGCTGTTCTTAAGCGGTATTGTTGCACTGTATCCACTGGTCTGGTTGTGCGCACTGATCGGTACGATTGCTCTCTGTTACACAGGTTATCTGCTGTATCTGGGGGTTCCAACCTTCCTGAATATCAACAAAGAAGAGGGGCTGAGCTTCTCCAGCTCAACACTGGCTATCGGTGTGCTGGTGCTGGAGGCGTTACTGGCACTGACGGTTATTCTTTGGGGTTATGGATACCGTCTCTTCTAA
- a CDS encoding DedA family protein, producing the protein MDINALIEQYGYAALVIGSVAEGETITLLGGVAAHQGLLKFPLVVAAVALGGMIGDQLLYFLGLRFGPTLLKRFAKHKKKINRAQRLIQRHPYLFVIGTRFMYGFRIIGPILIGASRLPPKIFLPLNILGAIAWALIFTTLGYVGGEVIGPWLHNLDQHLKHWAWLLVVVVAVIGVRLWLKHREKARDEA; encoded by the coding sequence ATGGATATTAACGCACTCATTGAACAATATGGCTATGCCGCGCTGGTCATTGGTAGCGTGGCAGAAGGTGAAACCATCACGCTTTTAGGCGGCGTCGCCGCGCATCAGGGCTTACTGAAATTTCCGCTGGTCGTCGCTGCGGTCGCGCTGGGCGGCATGATTGGCGATCAGCTACTCTACTTTCTGGGTCTGCGCTTTGGTCCGACGCTTCTCAAGCGTTTCGCTAAACACAAAAAGAAAATTAACCGCGCGCAGCGCCTGATCCAGCGCCACCCTTACCTGTTCGTTATAGGCACCCGTTTTATGTACGGCTTCAGGATAATCGGGCCGATACTGATTGGCGCCAGCCGTCTGCCGCCGAAAATTTTCCTGCCGCTGAATATTCTTGGCGCCATTGCCTGGGCGCTAATCTTTACGACGCTCGGTTACGTGGGAGGCGAGGTGATAGGTCCGTGGCTGCATAATCTCGACCAGCATCTGAAGCACTGGGCATGGTTGCTTGTCGTGGTTGTGGCGGTGATTGGCGTCAGGCTGTGGCTGAAACATCGGGAAAAGGCGCGGGATGAGGCGTAG
- a CDS encoding SDR family oxidoreductase, whose protein sequence is MTRVAIVTASDSGIGKTTALMLAERGFDIGITWHSDEKGALETCREVEAKGQRAEAVHLDLSTLPEGAEAIDVLIARFGRLDVLVNNAGAMTKAPFLEMPFDDWRNIFTVDVDGAFLCSQIAARQMVKQGEGGRIVNITSVHEHTPLPEASAYTAAKHALGGLTKSMAIELVKHNILVNAVAPGAIATPMNDMDDCEVKEGSMPEIPLARPGHTREIASLVAWLCDSDASYTTGQSFIVDGGFMLANPQFKPEG, encoded by the coding sequence ATGACCAGAGTAGCGATTGTTACCGCATCGGATTCCGGGATTGGTAAAACCACGGCCCTGATGCTGGCAGAGCGCGGGTTTGATATTGGCATTACCTGGCATTCTGATGAAAAAGGTGCGCTGGAAACCTGCCGTGAAGTGGAAGCGAAGGGGCAGCGAGCAGAGGCTGTCCATCTCGATTTAAGCACGCTCCCGGAAGGTGCTGAAGCCATTGACGTGCTGATTGCGCGTTTCGGTCGGCTGGACGTGCTGGTTAACAATGCCGGGGCGATGACCAAAGCGCCCTTCCTGGAGATGCCGTTTGACGACTGGCGGAACATCTTCACCGTCGACGTGGACGGTGCGTTTCTCTGTTCGCAGATTGCGGCGCGGCAGATGGTGAAGCAGGGGGAAGGAGGGCGAATTGTCAACATTACCTCGGTGCATGAGCACACGCCGCTGCCGGAGGCCAGCGCCTACACCGCTGCGAAACATGCGCTCGGCGGCCTGACCAAATCCATGGCGATAGAACTGGTTAAGCACAACATTCTGGTGAACGCCGTCGCGCCGGGTGCCATTGCCACACCCATGAACGATATGGACGACTGCGAAGTGAAAGAAGGCTCAATGCCGGAAATCCCGCTGGCGCGCCCCGGGCATACGAGAGAAATCGCCAGCCTGGTGGCGTGGCTGTGCGACAGCGACGCCAGCTATACCACCGGGCAATCGTTTATCGTTGACGGGGGTTTTATGCTGGCGAATCCGCAGTTTAAGCCGGAGGGATAG
- the mdtQ gene encoding multidrug resistance outer membrane protein MdtQ, translating into MKRFPILSLSAPLVFMLAACAPEHSTVAPIKTQATAASVNTRLNHADWPKNEWWKEYNDPQLNALIAKAIADAPDMQIARQRITLAEAQAKAAIAADGPQLDFSADVERQKMSAEGLMGPFALTDPAAGTTGPWYTNGTFGLTAGWDLDLWGKNRARIAARIGKVNAQKAGLEQTRQLLASSVARLYWAWQTQAAAGDVLSQIKQEQKNIIDADRELYQHGITSSVEGVETDIYASKTDEQLADVKGKMKAIEARLTALTGTSAIALTRHALPATEASLPSTLGYELLARRPDLQEAHWYIEASLSEVEAARAAFYPDVNLMAFLQQDALHLSDLFRSSAQQMGVTAGLTLPIFDSGRLNANLDSAQAQNNLSVANYNKAVVEAVNQVARTASEVETLTAKNRHQQQVEKDAARVVALAQARFRAGILAGSRVSEARIPALKEHLETVMLKGQYIDGTLQLTSALGGGYHHG; encoded by the coding sequence ATGAAACGTTTTCCTATTTTATCTCTGAGTGCTCCCCTTGTTTTTATGCTGGCTGCGTGCGCACCGGAACATTCCACGGTAGCGCCAATAAAAACGCAGGCGACAGCTGCATCTGTAAATACCCGACTTAACCATGCGGACTGGCCGAAAAACGAATGGTGGAAAGAGTATAACGACCCGCAGCTGAATGCGCTTATTGCGAAAGCGATAGCGGATGCCCCGGATATGCAAATTGCCCGGCAACGTATTACGCTCGCGGAAGCACAGGCGAAGGCCGCTATTGCTGCCGATGGCCCACAACTGGATTTTTCTGCGGATGTTGAACGGCAGAAAATGTCGGCAGAAGGCCTGATGGGCCCGTTCGCGCTGACCGATCCGGCGGCGGGAACGACCGGCCCATGGTACACCAATGGCACTTTTGGCCTCACGGCGGGGTGGGATCTGGATCTGTGGGGGAAAAATCGCGCCCGGATTGCCGCGCGTATCGGTAAAGTGAATGCGCAAAAAGCGGGGCTGGAGCAGACTCGCCAGCTGCTTGCCAGCAGCGTTGCGCGCCTTTACTGGGCGTGGCAGACCCAGGCTGCTGCCGGAGATGTCCTTTCCCAAATTAAGCAGGAGCAGAAAAATATTATCGATGCCGATCGCGAACTGTATCAGCACGGTATTACCTCCTCGGTGGAGGGCGTCGAAACCGATATTTATGCCAGCAAAACGGATGAACAGTTAGCGGACGTGAAGGGCAAAATGAAGGCCATTGAGGCGCGACTGACTGCGTTGACCGGTACATCGGCCATAGCCCTTACGCGCCATGCGTTGCCTGCGACAGAAGCCTCGCTCCCTTCAACGCTGGGATATGAACTGCTGGCGCGCCGCCCGGATCTTCAGGAGGCGCACTGGTATATAGAAGCCTCCCTGAGCGAGGTGGAGGCCGCCAGAGCAGCATTCTATCCTGACGTGAATCTGATGGCCTTCTTACAGCAGGATGCCCTGCACCTCAGCGATCTGTTCCGCTCTTCCGCTCAGCAGATGGGCGTGACCGCCGGTTTGACCCTGCCGATTTTCGACAGCGGCAGGCTGAACGCCAATCTGGATAGTGCCCAGGCGCAGAATAACCTCTCTGTCGCGAACTACAACAAAGCGGTGGTGGAGGCGGTGAATCAGGTGGCGCGTACGGCCAGCGAAGTCGAAACCCTGACGGCAAAAAACCGTCACCAGCAGCAGGTCGAAAAAGACGCGGCACGTGTAGTGGCGCTGGCGCAGGCTCGTTTTAGGGCAGGTATCCTTGCGGGGTCGCGGGTCAGCGAAGCCAGAATCCCGGCGCTTAAAGAACACCTTGAGACGGTCATGCTGAAAGGACAGTATATCGACGGCACGCTGCAACTAACGTCGGCGCTGGGGGGCGGCTATCATCACGGCTAA
- the dusC gene encoding tRNA dihydrouridine(16) synthase DusC codes for MRVLLAPMEGVLDSLVRELLTEVNDYDLCVTEFLRVVDMLLPEKSFYRLCPELHRQSRTPSGTLVRIQLLGQYPEWLAENAARAVSLGSYGVDLNCGCPSKLVNGSGGGATLLKDPELIYRGAKAMREAVPSHLPVTVKVRLGWDSGDKQFEIADAVQQAGATELVVHGRTKEDGYKAERINWQAIGEIRKRLTIPVIANGEIWDYESAQACLKETGCNAVMIGRGALNVPNLSRVVKYNEPRMPWADVVTLLQKYSRLEKQGDTGLYHVARIKQWLSYLRKEYSEALGLFQAIRTLQTSAEIARVIQSK; via the coding sequence ATGCGTGTTTTACTGGCCCCGATGGAAGGCGTGCTCGACTCACTTGTGCGCGAGCTGCTTACCGAGGTGAACGATTACGATCTCTGCGTGACGGAGTTTTTGCGCGTGGTCGATATGTTGCTGCCAGAAAAGTCATTCTACCGTCTCTGTCCTGAACTGCACCGCCAGAGCCGGACGCCTTCCGGTACGCTGGTGCGGATCCAGCTGTTAGGCCAGTATCCTGAATGGCTGGCGGAAAACGCAGCCAGGGCCGTGTCGCTGGGTTCTTATGGCGTCGATCTCAACTGCGGCTGTCCGTCAAAGCTGGTCAACGGCAGCGGCGGCGGGGCAACGCTACTCAAGGATCCTGAGCTGATTTATCGCGGCGCAAAAGCCATGCGCGAGGCGGTACCCTCGCATCTGCCGGTCACCGTGAAAGTTCGTCTGGGCTGGGACAGCGGAGATAAGCAGTTTGAAATTGCCGATGCGGTGCAGCAGGCTGGGGCCACCGAGCTGGTGGTGCATGGCCGCACCAAGGAAGATGGTTATAAAGCTGAGCGGATTAACTGGCAGGCGATTGGCGAGATCCGCAAACGGCTCACTATTCCGGTGATCGCTAACGGCGAAATCTGGGATTACGAAAGCGCGCAGGCATGCCTGAAAGAGACGGGCTGCAATGCGGTGATGATTGGCCGCGGTGCGCTGAACGTGCCCAACCTCAGTCGCGTCGTGAAATATAACGAACCGCGTATGCCATGGGCTGACGTGGTGACGCTGCTGCAAAAATACAGCCGTCTGGAAAAGCAGGGTGATACCGGTTTGTATCACGTCGCGCGCATCAAGCAGTGGCTGAGCTATTTACGTAAAGAATACAGCGAAGCGCTGGGGTTATTTCAGGCGATCCGCACGCTCCAGACGTCGGCTGAAATTGCGCGGGTCATTCAGTCAAAATAA
- a CDS encoding CidA/LrgA family protein — protein sequence MSKSLNIIWQYLRAFVLIYACLYAGIFIASLLPITIPGSIIGMLILFVLLALQILPAKWVNPGCFVLIRYMALLFVPIGVGVMQYFDLLKAQFGPIVVSCAVSTLVVFLVVSWSSHLVHGERNVIGEKTKK from the coding sequence ATGAGCAAATCATTGAACATTATCTGGCAATATCTGCGCGCATTCGTCCTGATTTACGCCTGCCTGTATGCCGGGATTTTTATCGCGTCGCTGCTGCCTATCACCATTCCTGGCAGCATTATCGGCATGCTGATCCTCTTTGTTTTACTGGCGCTGCAAATTCTGCCCGCAAAGTGGGTTAACCCCGGCTGTTTCGTCCTCATCCGCTATATGGCGCTGCTTTTCGTGCCCATCGGCGTCGGGGTCATGCAGTATTTTGATTTGCTCAAAGCCCAGTTCGGCCCGATTGTGGTCTCCTGCGCGGTTAGCACGCTGGTGGTTTTCCTTGTCGTGAGCTGGAGTTCACATCTGGTACATGGCGAACGTAACGTCATCGGGGAGAAAACAAAAAAATGA